The following proteins come from a genomic window of Limnohabitans sp. 103DPR2:
- the guaB gene encoding IMP dehydrogenase — protein sequence MRLLGKALTFDDVLLVPAYSQVLPKDTSLATQFTRKLRLNLPLVSAAMDTVTEARLAIAIAQEGGIGIVHKNLTAQEQAAQVAKVKRYESGVLRDPVVITPDTKVRQVMALSDELGVSGFPVCEGGKVVGIVTGRDMRFETRYDQPVSEIMTKRDRLITVPEGTTPEEAKALLNKYKLERLLVVNDAFELKGLITVKDITKQLNFPLAARDASGRLLVGAAVGVGDGTEARVEALVKAGVDAIVVDTAHGHSQGVIERVRWVKKNYPQIEVIGGNIATGAAALALVEAGADAVKVGIGPGSICTTRIVAGVGVPQVMAIDNVATALQGTGVPLIADGGIRYSGDIAKAIAAGASTVMMGGMFAGTEEAPGEVILYQGRSYKSYRGMGSIGAMQQGSADRYFQESSTGNPNADKLVPEGIEGRVPYKGSVVAILFQMAGGLRASMGYCGCPTIEDMRNKAEFVEITSAGIRESHVHDVQITKEAPNYRAD from the coding sequence ATGCGCCTGCTCGGTAAAGCCCTCACCTTCGACGATGTGTTGTTGGTGCCTGCCTACTCCCAAGTCCTGCCCAAGGACACATCTCTTGCCACTCAATTCACACGCAAACTGCGATTGAACCTGCCCTTGGTCTCTGCGGCCATGGACACTGTAACCGAAGCACGTTTGGCCATTGCCATCGCCCAAGAAGGCGGCATTGGCATCGTTCACAAGAATCTGACCGCTCAAGAACAGGCAGCCCAGGTTGCCAAAGTCAAACGCTATGAGTCAGGCGTATTGCGCGACCCCGTGGTCATCACACCCGACACCAAAGTCCGCCAGGTCATGGCACTGTCCGATGAACTGGGCGTCTCTGGTTTCCCCGTTTGTGAAGGTGGCAAAGTGGTGGGCATTGTGACGGGACGCGACATGCGCTTCGAAACACGTTACGACCAGCCAGTCAGCGAGATCATGACCAAGCGTGACCGCTTGATCACGGTGCCAGAAGGCACCACGCCAGAAGAAGCCAAAGCGCTTTTGAACAAATACAAATTGGAACGCCTCTTGGTGGTCAACGATGCCTTTGAACTCAAAGGCTTGATCACGGTCAAGGACATCACCAAGCAGTTGAACTTTCCCTTAGCCGCCCGTGATGCCTCGGGTCGTTTGTTGGTTGGTGCAGCCGTTGGCGTTGGTGATGGCACAGAGGCCCGCGTTGAAGCACTGGTCAAAGCGGGTGTGGACGCCATTGTGGTTGACACAGCCCACGGTCACAGCCAAGGCGTGATCGAGCGTGTGCGATGGGTCAAGAAAAATTATCCGCAAATTGAAGTGATTGGCGGCAACATTGCCACTGGTGCTGCGGCCTTGGCGTTGGTCGAAGCGGGTGCAGATGCCGTCAAAGTGGGCATCGGCCCTGGTTCCATTTGCACCACGCGCATTGTGGCCGGTGTGGGTGTGCCACAAGTGATGGCCATCGACAACGTTGCCACTGCCTTGCAAGGCACGGGTGTACCCCTCATTGCAGACGGTGGCATTCGTTACAGCGGCGACATTGCCAAAGCCATTGCTGCAGGTGCCAGCACCGTGATGATGGGCGGCATGTTTGCAGGAACTGAAGAAGCGCCAGGCGAAGTGATTTTGTACCAAGGCCGAAGCTATAAGAGTTATCGCGGCATGGGCAGCATTGGCGCCATGCAACAGGGCAGTGCCGACCGATACTTTCAAGAGTCCAGTACGGGCAATCCCAATGCCGATAAGTTGGTGCCAGAAGGCATTGAGGGACGCGTGCCCTACAAAGGTTCGGTGGTGGCCATTCTGTTCCAAATGGCGGGTGGCTTGCGTGCCAGCATGGGCTACTGTGGATGCCCCACCATTGAAGACATGCGCAACAAGGCAGAGTTTGTCGAAATTACATCGGCCGGAATTCGCGAAAGCCACGTGCATGACGTCCAAATTACCAAAGAAGCCCCCAATTACCGCGCCGATTAA
- the guaA gene encoding glutamine-hydrolyzing GMP synthase, with the protein MQHSKILILDFGSQVTQLIARRVREAHVFCEVHPCDVTSEWVRDYAKDGNLKGIILSGSHASVYEVDDRAPDAVFELGIPVLGICYGMQTMAQQLGGKVEAGHTREFGYAEVRAHGHTELLKGIEDFATAEGHGMLKVWMSHGDKVTQMPEGFKVMASTPACPIAGMADEARRFYAVQFHPEVTHTVQGQALLNRFVLDICKVRPDWIMGNYIEEAVAKIREQVGDEEVILGLSGGVDSSVAAALIHRAIGDQLTCVFVDHGLLRLNEGDMVMEMFEGKLHARVIRVDAADLFLGKLAGVSEPEQKRKIIGGLFVDVFKDEAAKLKAGTGGHKGASFLAQGTIYPDVIESGGAKSKKAVTIKSHHNVGGLPEQLGLKLLEPLRELFKDEVRELGVALGLPREMVYRHPFPGPGLGVRILGEVKKEYADLLRRADAIFIEELRNFKDVSGKSWYDLTSQAFTVFLPVKSVGVMGDGRTYDYVVALRAVQTSDFMTADWAELPYALLKKVSGRIINEVRGINRVTYDVSSKPPATIEWE; encoded by the coding sequence ATGCAGCATTCCAAAATTCTGATTCTTGACTTTGGCTCCCAAGTCACCCAACTCATCGCACGTCGCGTGCGTGAGGCCCATGTCTTTTGTGAAGTGCATCCTTGCGACGTCACCAGTGAATGGGTCCGTGATTACGCCAAAGATGGCAACTTGAAGGGCATCATTTTGTCCGGCTCACACGCCAGCGTTTATGAAGTCGACGATCGGGCCCCTGATGCAGTGTTTGAGTTGGGCATTCCTGTTCTCGGCATTTGCTACGGCATGCAAACCATGGCGCAACAATTGGGCGGCAAGGTAGAAGCAGGTCACACCCGTGAATTTGGTTATGCCGAAGTGCGTGCGCATGGCCATACCGAATTGCTCAAGGGCATTGAAGACTTTGCCACGGCAGAAGGCCACGGCATGCTCAAGGTTTGGATGAGCCATGGCGACAAAGTAACGCAAATGCCTGAGGGTTTCAAAGTGATGGCCTCTACGCCTGCTTGCCCCATCGCTGGCATGGCCGATGAAGCGCGCCGCTTTTATGCAGTTCAGTTTCACCCAGAGGTGACACACACCGTTCAAGGCCAAGCGCTTTTGAATCGCTTTGTGTTGGACATTTGCAAAGTCCGTCCAGATTGGATCATGGGCAACTACATTGAAGAAGCCGTTGCCAAAATTCGTGAACAAGTGGGCGACGAAGAAGTCATCTTAGGCTTGTCAGGCGGCGTTGATTCCTCAGTGGCAGCTGCCTTGATTCACCGCGCCATTGGCGATCAATTGACGTGTGTCTTTGTGGATCATGGACTCTTGCGCTTGAACGAGGGCGACATGGTCATGGAAATGTTTGAAGGCAAATTGCACGCCCGTGTGATTCGTGTGGACGCAGCCGATTTATTCTTGGGGAAATTGGCAGGCGTTAGTGAGCCAGAGCAAAAACGCAAAATCATTGGTGGATTGTTTGTCGATGTGTTCAAAGACGAAGCTGCCAAATTGAAAGCGGGAACTGGCGGCCACAAAGGCGCGAGCTTCTTGGCACAAGGCACCATTTATCCTGATGTCATCGAATCAGGTGGCGCCAAAAGCAAGAAAGCTGTCACCATCAAGAGCCACCACAACGTGGGTGGCTTGCCAGAGCAATTGGGTCTGAAGCTTCTCGAGCCTCTGCGTGAACTCTTCAAAGACGAAGTGCGCGAGTTAGGTGTGGCACTTGGTTTGCCTCGCGAGATGGTTTATCGCCATCCTTTCCCTGGCCCTGGATTGGGTGTGCGCATCTTGGGTGAAGTTAAAAAAGAGTATGCCGACTTGCTGCGACGCGCAGATGCCATCTTCATTGAAGAGTTACGCAACTTTAAAGACGTATCAGGTAAGTCTTGGTACGACCTAACCAGTCAAGCTTTCACGGTTTTCTTGCCCGTGAAGAGTGTTGGCGTGATGGGCGACGGCCGAACTTACGATTACGTAGTGGCCTTGCGCGCCGTTCAAACATCTGACTTTATGACGGCAGATTGGGCTGAGTTACCGTATGCCTTGCTGAAAAAAGTGTCGGGCCGTATCATCAACGAAGTGCGCGGCATTAACCGTGTCACTTACGACGTGAGCAGCAAGCCACCAGCAACCATTGAGTGGGAATAA
- a CDS encoding DUF1800 domain-containing protein: MGLWGCAQGPLSQIDSPGISGNLKPQGKAAEWRVLNRLSYGPTPALLADLKAHGQPKAWALSQLDAARQASLAPANLPPDLASINASLPAIFDGARQEREARAAVPAGTQINELVVNEKRFQFTEPTDPLFYNRTQVNKAIAWRLASCSSDEIEQPLLARMTEFWFNHFNVYQQKGTVRPFVGHYTLHVARAHSLGKFEDLVMASAKHPAMLYYLDQWFSVSPQAARAGQNARGLNENYARELMELHTLGVNGGYTQNDVRELAKVLTGWTVAPRAPNGFQFVMRLHESGTKTVMGQSVPSSAQKMGQQEGEQIIRFLANHPSTAQRVAQRLAEYFVADVPPQDLVKAMTQKFLSSGGDIYEVMKVMLNHDAFWNPEHKLYRTPVDFACASLRVLNAGQDRTKWLQAFGYAAVAGQGIQNWLTPDGYAFNAATWLTPEALTRRIDFSLNIARNTPERSDLYGYLSDSSLQAVMKQPPAQRMGFVLGSSEFVFK; the protein is encoded by the coding sequence ATGGGTTTGTGGGGATGCGCACAAGGGCCACTTTCACAAATTGATTCTCCCGGCATTTCCGGAAATCTCAAACCCCAAGGCAAAGCGGCTGAGTGGCGCGTCCTCAATCGTTTGAGTTATGGGCCAACACCTGCGTTGTTGGCCGATCTCAAGGCCCATGGTCAACCTAAAGCGTGGGCTTTGAGCCAACTCGATGCAGCTCGCCAAGCCAGTTTAGCGCCTGCCAATCTGCCACCTGATTTGGCGTCCATCAATGCCAGCTTGCCCGCTATTTTTGACGGCGCTAGGCAGGAGCGAGAAGCACGCGCAGCAGTGCCTGCTGGTACGCAAATCAATGAACTGGTCGTGAATGAAAAACGCTTTCAATTCACAGAACCCACCGACCCCTTGTTTTACAACAGAACGCAAGTGAACAAGGCCATTGCGTGGCGTTTGGCAAGTTGCAGCAGCGATGAAATTGAACAGCCCTTGTTGGCCCGAATGACTGAATTCTGGTTCAACCATTTCAACGTTTATCAACAAAAGGGAACGGTGCGTCCCTTTGTGGGGCACTATACCCTCCATGTTGCACGGGCCCATTCATTGGGCAAGTTTGAAGATTTGGTAATGGCCAGTGCAAAACATCCCGCCATGCTCTATTACCTCGACCAGTGGTTCAGTGTCAGTCCGCAAGCGGCGAGGGCAGGACAAAATGCTCGCGGACTGAATGAAAACTATGCGCGTGAGTTGATGGAACTTCATACCCTCGGCGTCAACGGTGGCTATACTCAAAATGACGTGCGAGAGCTGGCCAAGGTTTTGACGGGATGGACCGTTGCGCCCCGCGCTCCCAATGGTTTTCAATTTGTGATGCGTTTGCACGAATCGGGTACCAAAACTGTCATGGGTCAAAGCGTGCCGAGTTCAGCGCAGAAGATGGGTCAACAAGAAGGCGAACAGATCATCCGCTTTTTGGCCAATCACCCCTCTACAGCGCAACGTGTCGCCCAACGGTTGGCTGAATATTTTGTAGCCGATGTACCGCCGCAAGACTTGGTGAAAGCCATGACACAAAAATTCTTGTCTTCGGGGGGGGACATCTACGAAGTGATGAAGGTGATGCTGAACCACGATGCCTTTTGGAATCCTGAGCACAAACTGTACAGAACACCCGTTGATTTTGCGTGCGCCAGTTTGCGCGTTCTCAATGCAGGTCAAGATCGAACCAAGTGGTTACAAGCCTTTGGCTATGCGGCAGTGGCGGGGCAAGGCATTCAAAATTGGCTCACACCGGATGGGTATGCCTTCAACGCTGCGACATGGTTGACCCCAGAAGCGCTGACACGGCGCATTGATTTTTCACTCAACATTGCCAGAAATACACCAGAGCGATCAGACCTCTATGGCTACTTGAGTGACAGCAGTCTTCAGGCTGTCATGAAACAGCCACCAGCACAGAGAATGGGCTTTGTCTTGGGCAGTTCAGAGTTTGTATTCAAGTAG
- a CDS encoding DUF1501 domain-containing protein: MMQTRRQAILQSLSAGAFALQGLHAMAADEDPKGRLVLVFLRGAYDGLSMLVPHGDPRYAQIRPTIGIPKPDGSLQSALTLDDTFSLHPACSGLLPLWQQGVLAAIPCAGSPDPSRSHFDAQYHWETGKPGSSSPSAGWLNVVSGMLGEGHALRAMGVGESGPKILSGPHSVQLVGNGLSATRPGYLAESKTREAMRQLYAGDEKLASTMMEGANNRMATAAMLKPANMVNEQQAANNGAGSPQGLALDAKHLGTLMRQNRQLQLGFLSSGGWDTHINQGSVTGQLANNLSNLSNTLLQLRAAFSEPKDVVIVASEFGRTCAENGTRGTDHGHGNVMWLMGNGVKGGRWHGRWDGLAADKLNEGRDLPVHHDFRAVFAQALTHSVGVSKGKIQEIFPTYQWDSALDTLFKS, encoded by the coding sequence ATGATGCAAACGCGACGACAAGCCATTTTGCAGTCATTGAGTGCCGGCGCATTTGCGCTACAGGGTCTGCATGCCATGGCCGCAGATGAAGACCCCAAAGGTCGCTTGGTGCTTGTCTTTTTGCGAGGTGCTTACGATGGTCTGTCCATGTTGGTGCCCCATGGCGATCCACGCTACGCGCAAATCAGACCTACCATTGGCATTCCCAAACCCGATGGCTCTCTCCAATCCGCTTTGACATTGGACGACACCTTTAGCTTGCATCCAGCATGTTCTGGACTGCTGCCACTTTGGCAGCAAGGTGTTTTGGCTGCCATCCCTTGCGCCGGATCACCTGACCCAAGTCGTTCGCACTTTGATGCGCAATACCATTGGGAAACTGGCAAGCCTGGTTCTAGTTCACCTTCTGCGGGCTGGCTCAATGTGGTGTCAGGCATGTTGGGGGAGGGTCATGCCCTGCGTGCAATGGGTGTCGGTGAAAGCGGCCCCAAAATTTTGTCAGGTCCTCATTCGGTTCAACTGGTTGGCAATGGCTTATCGGCGACTCGGCCAGGCTACCTTGCAGAATCGAAAACACGCGAAGCCATGCGGCAGTTGTATGCAGGTGATGAGAAGTTGGCCAGTACCATGATGGAGGGGGCGAACAACCGCATGGCCACCGCCGCCATGTTGAAACCAGCCAACATGGTCAATGAACAACAAGCTGCTAACAATGGTGCCGGTTCACCTCAGGGTCTGGCATTGGATGCTAAACACCTTGGGACCCTGATGCGACAAAACAGACAATTGCAGTTGGGTTTCTTGTCATCCGGTGGTTGGGATACCCACATCAACCAAGGCAGCGTCACAGGTCAATTGGCGAACAATTTGTCCAACCTGTCTAATACTTTGTTGCAGCTGCGGGCCGCTTTCAGTGAGCCCAAGGATGTGGTGATCGTGGCCAGTGAGTTTGGTCGCACCTGTGCAGAAAATGGCACGCGCGGAACTGACCATGGTCACGGCAACGTGATGTGGCTCATGGGCAATGGCGTCAAAGGGGGGCGGTGGCATGGTCGCTGGGACGGCTTGGCGGCAGACAAGCTCAACGAGGGCCGAGACCTGCCAGTTCATCACGACTTCAGAGCCGTGTTCGCTCAAGCATTAACGCATTCTGTGGGCGTATCAAAGGGAAAAATTCAGGAAATTTTTCCAACTTATCAATGGGATTCTGCTTTGGATACGTTGTTCAAAAGCTAA
- a CDS encoding tannase/feruloyl esterase family alpha/beta hydrolase — protein MQMTFKFSIVTVLSCTILSACTLLKAGDSSIQLKPAASTLLNQCDQLSKFNYPHTAITSARMVASGGLTNAGQPVSEHCLVSGQMNRRISSIDGETYAIGFEMRLPIDWRGRFLYQANGGTDGFIVTADGGASLGSGGVLRNGLQLGFAVISSDAGHNASQNPLFGRDPQARLDYGYQAIGSLTPMAKALIKAAYGKEPDRSYIAGTSNGGRQALVAASRYPEHYDGILANAPGIYMPRASVANLSHVKRWDSVASTRVVNGLPDYESSLPMAERQLIASAILERCDALDGMVDGLVQDTEACRSAFNLNRDIPTCKANRDGTCLSAEQKNVINAVYAPVKLPNGEQFYPGFPYDPGIAHPGWGEWKFRNSVRTARNPVSVGFIFSTPPSSDLTLAKDTSRAALFALNFNFEIEMPKIFATDNVYKESGMSFMSPPNATQLDRLRQRGGKIIVVHGTADPIFSIDDTAAWYRGLDVHHGGQANRFARFFPIPGMGHSRGGPATDQFDALSALVDWVEYGKAPDQIFATVRGTGNPGGLNPDIPSNWPSHRSRPLCPYPLVARYQSGDKELAASYACVR, from the coding sequence ATGCAAATGACTTTCAAATTCAGTATCGTCACGGTGCTTTCTTGCACCATTTTGTCCGCGTGCACTTTACTGAAGGCTGGAGATTCTTCGATTCAATTAAAACCTGCAGCATCAACTTTACTAAACCAGTGCGATCAATTAAGCAAATTTAACTACCCCCATACTGCCATCACGTCCGCTCGGATGGTTGCCTCGGGGGGCCTCACCAACGCTGGACAGCCCGTTTCTGAGCATTGTCTGGTGTCGGGACAAATGAACCGTCGCATCAGTTCAATCGATGGCGAAACCTATGCCATTGGTTTTGAAATGCGTCTTCCCATCGATTGGCGTGGCCGTTTCCTCTACCAAGCCAATGGTGGTACCGATGGGTTCATCGTGACAGCCGATGGCGGCGCATCCTTGGGAAGCGGCGGCGTCTTACGCAATGGACTGCAACTGGGATTTGCAGTCATCAGCTCCGATGCCGGACACAATGCGTCACAAAATCCACTCTTTGGACGTGACCCACAAGCTCGCCTAGACTATGGCTATCAAGCCATTGGTTCCTTGACTCCCATGGCAAAGGCCTTGATCAAAGCAGCTTACGGCAAAGAGCCTGATCGCTCCTACATCGCAGGTACTTCGAATGGTGGCCGCCAAGCCCTTGTTGCAGCGTCTCGATATCCAGAGCATTACGATGGCATTTTGGCCAACGCACCAGGCATCTACATGCCTCGCGCCTCTGTTGCCAATTTGTCACATGTCAAACGATGGGATTCTGTTGCATCAACGCGAGTCGTCAATGGCTTGCCAGACTATGAATCGTCATTGCCGATGGCAGAAAGGCAATTGATTGCCAGCGCCATTTTGGAACGATGCGATGCACTTGATGGCATGGTGGATGGCTTGGTCCAAGATACAGAAGCTTGTCGTTCTGCCTTTAACCTCAACAGAGATATACCAACTTGCAAAGCCAACCGCGATGGTACGTGCCTCAGTGCAGAACAAAAAAATGTGATCAACGCTGTTTATGCACCCGTCAAATTGCCCAATGGCGAACAGTTTTATCCAGGTTTTCCTTACGACCCGGGCATTGCACATCCGGGATGGGGGGAGTGGAAATTTAGAAACTCAGTACGGACAGCGCGTAACCCGGTTTCAGTAGGATTTATTTTCTCCACCCCACCCTCTTCAGACCTGACTTTGGCAAAGGACACCTCGCGTGCGGCACTTTTTGCGCTGAACTTTAATTTTGAAATAGAAATGCCAAAGATCTTTGCAACAGACAATGTTTACAAAGAAAGTGGCATGTCTTTCATGTCCCCTCCCAACGCGACTCAATTGGACAGACTTCGTCAGCGAGGTGGAAAAATAATTGTTGTTCATGGTACAGCTGACCCTATCTTTTCCATTGACGACACTGCCGCTTGGTACCGTGGTCTGGATGTTCATCATGGCGGGCAAGCGAATCGCTTCGCAAGATTTTTCCCAATCCCAGGCATGGGACACTCACGGGGTGGTCCCGCGACTGACCAATTTGACGCCCTAAGTGCCTTAGTGGATTGGGTGGAATACGGGAAAGCACCTGATCAGATCTTTGCAACTGTCAGAGGCACTGGTAATCCGGGAGGTCTCAATCCTGATATCCCGAGCAATTGGCCTAGCCATCGTTCGCGTCCCCTTTGCCCTTACCCATTGGTTGCCAGATATCAATCGGGTGACAAAGAGTTGGCCGCTAGTTATGCGTGTGTTCGTTAG
- a CDS encoding GNAT family N-acetyltransferase codes for MIVHWDGHDIATWDAVHTSAAAALQQDWAYGSSLAMLGVPVLRARVLRDGQQIAQAQFIVRKWGSLGAMALCTRGPVWSHPLAPKEEAQVYAAMKKSLPLSGIRFMAITPEVAQGEPHGLNPMRRIMSGMSTVMLDITPSLEELRAQLDRRWRHRLVGGENSEMVVHRVGTNAGQYRWLLDAEMKQRADKKLDGLPVQFFDLYVDSRKQPAKNILTLRADVGRDRIAAMMFLIHGEAATYQVGWTSDKGRDLHAHNLILWKGIESLKERGIRMLDLGGVNTIRSAGIARFKMSTGGKVLTLAGTYI; via the coding sequence ATGATAGTCCATTGGGATGGTCACGATATCGCGACATGGGATGCGGTCCACACATCCGCCGCTGCTGCACTGCAACAAGATTGGGCCTACGGTTCAAGTTTGGCGATGTTGGGCGTTCCTGTGCTGCGTGCGCGTGTTCTTCGTGATGGCCAGCAGATCGCCCAAGCGCAATTCATTGTTCGCAAATGGGGCAGCTTAGGGGCCATGGCGCTTTGCACGCGGGGGCCTGTTTGGTCCCATCCCTTGGCGCCCAAAGAAGAAGCCCAAGTTTATGCTGCGATGAAAAAGTCATTGCCACTTTCTGGCATTCGTTTCATGGCGATCACACCTGAAGTGGCGCAAGGCGAGCCGCATGGTTTAAATCCCATGCGCCGAATCATGTCAGGCATGTCCACGGTCATGTTGGACATTACACCCTCGCTTGAAGAATTGCGCGCTCAGCTTGATCGCCGGTGGCGCCACCGATTGGTCGGTGGAGAAAACAGTGAAATGGTAGTCCATCGAGTTGGCACCAATGCAGGTCAGTATCGTTGGTTGCTGGATGCAGAAATGAAGCAGCGCGCAGACAAAAAACTAGATGGCTTGCCCGTTCAGTTCTTTGACCTTTACGTTGACTCACGCAAGCAGCCTGCCAAGAACATTTTGACCTTAAGGGCCGATGTGGGTCGCGACCGCATCGCAGCCATGATGTTTTTAATTCATGGCGAAGCGGCCACCTATCAAGTGGGATGGACGTCAGACAAAGGACGTGACTTGCATGCGCACAATTTGATTTTGTGGAAAGGCATTGAATCCCTGAAAGAAAGAGGCATTCGCATGCTTGACTTGGGCGGCGTCAACACCATTCGAAGTGCTGGCATTGCACGTTTCAAAATGAGCACGGGTGGCAAGGTTCTTACATTGGCTGGAACATACATCTGA
- a CDS encoding FMN-binding negative transcriptional regulator, giving the protein MYLPKQFDHPSHARTIIRENPFASLISNDDDGFPFVTHLPIKLQPSTTDENDVSSDLLLGHVAKGNPHANYLKQRPDVLLVFMGPHAYMSPSVYPDLVRVPTWSYLAVHVKAQVRMLEGEEAKDGILKQLISDHEPSYAQQWRQLPSSYTEPMLNAIVAFEMRVLKIQTKVKLNQHRPESHAAMHTAYEAGNPSEKELALWMRRLGMVA; this is encoded by the coding sequence ATGTACCTGCCCAAGCAATTTGATCACCCCTCCCATGCACGAACCATCATTCGTGAGAATCCATTTGCCAGTTTGATTTCAAACGATGACGATGGTTTCCCGTTTGTGACGCACCTTCCCATCAAGTTGCAACCCAGCACCACCGATGAGAACGATGTATCAAGCGACTTGCTACTGGGACATGTGGCCAAGGGCAATCCACATGCCAATTATTTGAAGCAACGCCCTGACGTTTTATTGGTCTTCATGGGGCCTCATGCTTACATGTCACCGTCTGTTTACCCCGATTTGGTTCGAGTACCCACTTGGAGCTATCTGGCCGTGCATGTCAAAGCGCAAGTTCGTATGTTGGAAGGTGAAGAAGCCAAAGATGGCATCCTGAAACAACTGATTTCAGACCATGAACCTTCCTACGCGCAACAGTGGCGACAATTGCCCAGCAGCTACACAGAACCCATGCTGAATGCCATCGTGGCCTTTGAAATGCGCGTCTTGAAGATTCAAACCAAAGTTAAACTGAATCAACACCGTCCCGAATCTCATGCTGCAATGCATACCGCCTACGAGGCTGGCAACCCGTCTGAAAAAGAATTGGCCCTTTGGATGCGTCGTCTTGGAATGGTGGCATGA